One Candidatus Bathyarchaeota archaeon genomic region harbors:
- the rpl12p gene encoding 50S ribosomal protein P1 yields MNYIYAALLLHSAGKPVDEKNLKDVLSAAGINPDENRVKALVAALSEIDIDEALKAAVSAPAAVPVQPAEAKPAVEKKEEKPKEEEKKEEEALEGLGALFG; encoded by the coding sequence ATGAACTACATATATGCGGCTCTCCTCCTGCATTCCGCTGGGAAGCCCGTGGACGAGAAGAACCTTAAGGACGTGCTCTCAGCGGCGGGAATAAACCCCGACGAGAACAGGGTTAAAGCCTTAGTGGCAGCGTTATCCGAGATAGACATCGACGAGGCCCTTAAGGCCGCCGTCTCAGCTCCGGCCGCCGTCCCCGTCCAGCCGGCTGAGGCGAAGCCGGCCGTGGAGAAGAAGGAGGAGAAGCCTAAAGAGGAGGAGAAGAAGGAGGAAGAGGCCCTGGAAGGTCTGGGAGCCCTCTTCGGCTGA
- the albA gene encoding DNA-binding protein Alba, whose translation MSQENQVLIGKKPLMNYVVASLTLFNHGASEVVLRARGRAISRAVDVAEMLRRVFLKDLVVKSITIGSEEVQRAEGGVANVSIMEITLKKK comes from the coding sequence ATGAGCCAGGAGAACCAGGTGTTGATTGGTAAGAAGCCCTTAATGAACTATGTGGTAGCGAGTTTAACATTGTTCAACCATGGGGCGAGCGAGGTCGTCCTCAGGGCCCGGGGCAGGGCGATATCGAGGGCTGTAGACGTGGCTGAGATGCTGAGGAGGGTCTTCCTGAAGGATCTCGTGGTGAAGTCTATTACGATAGGCTCCGAAGAGGTTCAACGCGCTGAAGGCGGCGTCGCGAACGTGTCCATAATGGAGATAACCCTCAAGAAGAAGTAG